A segment of the Marinitoga sp. 1197 genome:
TAATAGCATCAGCAGGAATAGATGTAAAAGCAGAAGAATTAACAAACTTAGGACGAAGTGACCTTGTAATAGATTTTTATGAAAGTATATATCTTTTTGAAATAAAAGTGGATAAAAGTGCAATTGATGCGATAAACCAGATAAAAGAAAAGAAATATTATGAAAAATACAAAGGAAAAGAAATATATATAATAGGAATAAATATCAATTCAGAAAAAAGAAATATTGAGGATTATATTATTGAAAAGATATAAAATCCAATTTTTAATCCAAAAACCCGCTGTAGACGTGTAACACCGGAGGTGAGCCATGAGAAGATTCTGCACAAGTGGTCCTGTTGATAAAAAGACATGTTATTATATTGACCGACCAGATATAATGAAAGAAGCACTTGACCATATAGAAAATTGGAGATATTTTACAGTATCAGCACCAAGACAAAGCGGAAAAACAACATTGTTAAATGATATAGTTGAAAAAAAAAGATAAATATTTACCAATATTTATATCATTTGAAAGTATAGGAAGTATAAAAACAGAAAGAGAATTTATAGAATATTTAAATAGGAAAGTCAAATTTTATTTAAAAGTATCCTATAATATTCAATATGAGAATAACAAAATAAAAAAAATAAATGAATTGGATGAATATATAATAGATTTATATGAAAAACAAAAGAAAGAAATAATATTAATGATTGATGAATTTGAAAAATTGAATAATCAAGAATTAATGAATGAATTTTTACATACAATAAGAGAAAT
Coding sequences within it:
- a CDS encoding AAA-like domain-containing protein, encoding MRRFCTSGPVDKKTCYYIDRPDIMKEALDHIENWRYFTVSAPRQSGKTTLLNDIVEKKR
- a CDS encoding AAA-like domain-containing protein, whose amino-acid sequence is MKKKDKYLPIFISFESIGSIKTEREFIEYLNRKVKFYLKVSYNIQYENNKIKKINELDEYIIDLYEKQKKEIILMIDEFEKLNNQELMNEFLHTIREIYHSRQGYKLRSVILISVGYLSGILEDNASPFNIAEHLEVPYFTKEQVYDLLSQHETETGQIFEEKVKELIW